The stretch of DNA GACAAGCCCTGCGAGTCAAAAGTCGCCCATCCTTCTTTTCCAAACCATCCCAATACGGGGTTGATCACTCCATAAGCGAATCCGACCGCAACAAGCGGGACAAGCGCTAATATAGGCGAACGGTAAATGACAAGCAAGAATACTAGAACAAGAGTCACAGTCGCCAGCAGCAAGGAGAGATCTCCCTGGCTGAATAAATCCACTGCATCGACTTCAATCCCTGCAGGACCTGTAGCACGGACAAGAAGAGTGTCTTTATCCTTCATTTTCGCATCGAACGGGTTAGTGTCGAACATATCACTGGTGCGGTCATTCAATTCTTTCAAGCTGGCTTTCACTTTCTCTGTACTTGCTTTTTTATCAAATAAAATCGGATAGACGAGTGTCGTACCATCTTTTGAAATCAGCTGCTTTACGGCAGGCAGCGGCATCTCATGAATCGGAACGGAATTCAACTGTTCAGGAAGGGGATTATCTGCTAGATCTTTGGAAAGCTTTTGAATTCCGGCAATGTCATCATCCGTCAAACCTGATGAACGGTACCAGGTTAAGAGTGCGGGCTTCCCGTCGCCGGAAGGGAATTCTTTCTCAGCGAGCTTTTGGGCTTCAACGGAAGGTTTGCTGCTGCTTAAATTTGCTGCAAGGTCATTTTTTTGCGAGCTTGCCTGAGGCAGGGTCAGATTGACTGCTGCTAGAATCAGAATCCAGACGACAAGGGTAATCCATTTCCCTTTTTTGCTGGAGACCCAGTTCCCGTATTTTTCAAACCAGGACGTTTTCATTTACTTCATCTCCTAAATCGTGAATTTCCTTATCAGTTGATAAGGTGGGAATAAAATAGTGCATGTGTATTTAATCTTTAAAAAAATCGAATCAGCTCAGCCCATAAAGCAGGACATCCACAATCATATGGGATTTTTCTTCAGCTGCTTCCTGCCGGCTCTTGCTGCTGTCTTTCAGGAACTTGGAAGGTTCCATGGATGATTTAATCAGGCTCAGCAAAAAGTGTGCGGCGTCGATGGGGGTTGCCCCAAATCGATATTGATTCTGAAGCTTGCCTTCCTTTGCCGCCTCTTCAAAAACTGCGACGACCGGCATGAGATAGCCGTTCATCCACCATTGATAGATTTGCGCCTGTGAAGCTGCATCCAGCTGATGTTCGATATCATGAAACATCTGATTCAAGTCTTCGTGATGATTCAGCATCATGTAATAGGCATATTGCTGGAGTCGCTCCCTCAAACTTTGCGGACGCTTTAAAATCCGTTGGACAGCTGTCTGGGTTTTAAAGATTGTTTCCCTGATGACTTCGATATACAGTTCTTTTTTGTTCGTGAAATGATGGTAAAGGGCAGGCTGCGTCAAACCGCATAAATCCGCGATCTGCCTTGTGGACACAGAACGGTATCCATACTCCATGAACAAGTCATGGGCTGTCTTGATGATGGCGTTCCTCGTTTCCACGTGCTCCCCTTTCTCAAAATTCCGCTTATCTTTGGAATCCATCCTACAGATCCTTTCACAAAGGTATTTATCACTTGATAAGTTGAATATAAGACATGTACAAGCTGTCTGTCAACAAAAAACCTTCTATTTGTTTAAGTTTTGTATAACTTTTATATACTTATTTGACCAAACACACGTTTTCCTTTAATTTTAAAATAAGAATTCGTCCGGAAAAAGGAGGGGAAGAATTGGAGAATTATCGGGTTTCTGTCAGGACAATGGTGGAATACGTCTATTCTGGAGGGAGCATTGACAACCGTTTCAGGTCTGCTGCTTCCATGACAGAAGGGACCAGGATCCATCAAAAGCTGCAAAAGGAATACGGGGAGGCGGACCAAAAAGAAGTCTTTTTACAGATGGACATCCCGTTCGACTTCTTTACCCTTCAACTGGAAGGGAGATGCGACGGCTTGCTGGCTGCCGGATCTGACGGCCTTCTTACAATAGATGAAATAAAGTCATCCACAAAGCCGCTTGATTTAATAGAGGAACAAACGCATCCTGTCCACTGGGCACAGGCAAAATGCTACGCCTGCATTGTGGCTGAACAGAATGACCTTGAAGAAATAAAGGTCCAGCTCACCTATGTCCAACTGCCCTCTGAAGAAAAAAAGCAGTTTATAAAAGTGTTCAGCCAATTAGAATTAAAGGATTTCTTGGAAGAAACAGCCGCATCCTACCGTGCATTTGCAGAGATGAAATTAAAGCATGAAAAGCAGAGGCAGGCAAGCATCCAAGAATTGAGTTTCCCCTATCCTGAATACCGGAGTGGACAGCGGGCGTTCGCAGGTACTGTTTATAAGACGATTATGGACAGGAAAAACTTGATGGCGGAAGCACCGACTGGAATCGGAAAAACCATGTCCACTCTTTTTCCTGCCATCAAATCGCTGGGGGAAGGACTGACTCGAAAACTCTTTTACCTCACAGCCAAAACGATAACAAGGACAACCGCTGAGGAAGCATTGAACCATCTGGAGGCGAAGGGACTTTATATGAACTCCGTTACCATGACGGCGAAAGATAAAATTTGTTTCAAGGAAGAAACGATCTGCCAGCCGGAATACTGCGAATTTGCGGATGGCTACTATGACCGGATCAATGGGGCGATGCTCGACATCCTTTCCAATGAAACAAGGATCACCCGCACGGTCATCGAGGAGTATGCGATGAAGCATAAGGTCTGCCCGTTCGAATTCTCCATTGACCTTGCCTACCAGGCAGATGCCGTGATAGGGGACTATAACTACGTGTTTGATCCCCGGGTCAATTTGAAGAGATTCCTTGAGGAGCAAAAAAACAAAACGGTCCTGCTCATTGATGAAGCACACAATCTCGTTGACCGGGCAAGGACGATGTTTTCCGCTTCTATTGATAAGTCCCCTTTCTTAAAGCTGAAAAGGGAGTATAAACAAAACCCCGCTTTGTTTTTGCCATCCAAGGCTCTTAATGATTTTTTCATTTCCTTCAAAAAAGAGATGGACGGCAGGAAACAATTAGTGCTCGATCTAATTCCGAATGAACTGCCTCTATTATTGGAAGCTTTCACAGAAGCGGCAGAAAAGGAGCTTTTGCATACAGCAAAGGACGCTGTTAAGACAGAGCTGCTGTTAGAAACGTATTTTGCCGCGCAAAATTTTATCCGGATAGCCAAATTATACGACGACCATTCCATTGCCTATGGAGAAAAAAACGGAAATGAATTGACCATGAATCTATTCTGCATAGATCCTTCTGAAAATCTTCGCAGGATGGGAAAAGGCTATCGGGCAAAAATCTACTTTTCGGCGACCATGTCTCCTGGCCGCTACTTTCAGGATATGCTGGGAGTAGATGAGGACGACTATAAGACGCGTGTCCCATCACCTTTTCACCCTGAACAATTTCAAGTGTGGGTCCAGCCTGTATCGACTAGGTACCGGGAACGGGAGGATTCTATCGCCCCGATTGTCCGGACCATTGGAAGTCTGGTAGAAGCGAAATCCGGGAACCATCTCGTTTTCTTTCCTTCCTATCAATATCTTGATTCTGTTTATGAATCATTTACCCTGGACTATCCGGACATACAAACGATTAAACAAGACACGGGCATGAAAGAAGAGGAACGGGAGAAATTTTTAGAGAAATTCCAAGCAGACAGCAAGGAACCATTGGTCGGATTTGCTGTATTAGGTGGAATCTTTTCGGAAGGGATCGATTTAAGAGGCGACCGGCTGAATGGGGTGGTCGTTGTCGGAGTAGGACTGCCGCAACTCGGCTTTGAGCGGGATTTGATCAAAAGCCATTTTGCAGCGCACGGAAAAAATGGCTACGATTATGCCTACGTCTACCCAGGCATGAATAAAGTGCTGCAGGCAGGCGGAAGACTGATCCGTTCCGAAACCGACACCGGCACCATCATCCTCCTCGATGACCGCTACCTCCAGCCAAAATACCAGGGGCTCCTGCCGGAAGAGTGGCGTAATTTTAGGATTTTGAAGGACTTTTCTATATTAAAGGCTCTTTTCTAAGAGTATCTTGCTTTAGACATTAAAATGGGATAGCTTATGCAATCTATGCAAGAAATATAGCTAGAAAAGAGCCTGGATACTCCCTTTCAAAGCGCAAAACAGGTATTTGCACGTTCAAATCGGCATTAAGATTTGAACAACAACGTTTACGAAAAAAGCCATATTTAATGAGTGAAAAAGCCAGCTTTTCTTATGAGGCTGGCTATTTTATGTGAAAAGAATTGATATGAAGCCCGGCGGATTTAGAAATAGCAGGAAAATCGAGGTGTTTTCCCCCTATCCGGGTGTGCTATGCGCCAAAAAATCATGCTTATGCGCCGTTCCCCAATCTCTATGCGCGAGAAAATCCAGCTATGCGCCGGCCAAGGCGGTTTATGCGACAAAACCATATTCTTATGCGCCAGTGGAAAACCAGCCCCATAATCCCCAAGAAAATAGGACCCAAGGGCGGCGGGATTCGACAAAAACCGGGGGATGACAGGGACCATAAAGGCACCTCCCACTATCTTCACATCGCTTTTCCCCTCACACTTCTCTATAATAGGGAGAAGCACCGGCTGAGGCCGTCGCTCATATTAATTCAACAAATTCCATTATTGAAATAGAAAGTAGTGAACGAAATGACCCGATTTTCAAACCTTGGGATCAGCGATGCGCTGGAAAACCAATTGAAAAAGGACGGAATCGATACGGCAACAGAGATTCAGGAAAAATCGATTCCTCTTATATTAGAAGAAAAGGACGTCATTGCTGAAGCCCAGACAGGGACAGGAAAGACGCTTGCATTCATTTTGCCAATGCTGCAAAAATTGGTTGTGGCAGAAGAAGCGATACAAGGATTGATTCTGACACCAACCCGGGAACTTGCCCTTCAGATTACAGCTGAATTGACCAAACTGATTGAAGCCGTTCCGGAAGCTAAGATCCTTGCTGTTTACGGAGGACAAGATGTAGAAGCCCAGCTGAAGAAGCTGAAGAAAAGCATTCACATCGTCGTGGCAACGCCCGGACGTCTCCTTGACCACTTAAGAAGGCAGACCATCGACTTGAGCCAGCTGAAAACACTCGTATTGGATGAAGCCGATCAAATGCTGCATATGGGGTTCCTTCCCGAAGTGGAAACCATCCTGAGCCATGTGAATGAAGAGAGGCAGACATTATTATTCTCTGCCACCATGAACAGCGACGTTCGAAAATTGGCGAAAAAATATACGGACAAGCCGGAAAATATAAAGATTAAGGCGAAGTCTATTACAGTAGAAAAAATTAATCAGCTTGTCATCCTGACGACAGACCGCAGGAAGCAAGCGGCATTGAAAGCAGTACTCAAGGAGTCCCAGCCATACTTGGCGATCATCTTCTGCCGCACGAAGCGCCGTGCGAGCACATTGAATGAAGCACTCCAATCGGCAGGCTTTTTATCAGAGGAGCTCCACGGAGATCTGTCTCAAGCCAAAAGGGAACGCGTCATGAAGAACTTCCGTGAAGCAAAGCTGCAGTATCTGGTAGCGACGGATGTCGCAGCACGCGGCCTTGATGTAGAAGGGGTCACCCATGTGTTCAACTACGACATCCCCCACGATGTGGAAAGCTACATCCACCGCATCGGCAGGACAGGCCGTGCAGGGGAGGATGGTCTTGCGGTCACTTTCGCTGCACCAAAGGATCAAATTCATTTGGATATGATTGAAAAGGGAATCAATATGAAATTAAGGAAAGAGCAGTCCGATGTTGGGCCGGATGATCCGAAGCCGAATGAGCGAAGGGGAGAAGGTGGACGTCCAAGGGGTGGGCGCAGCTCTCAAAAAGCCCGTACAGGTGAAAAGCGTCCTTCGGAAAGAAGCAGAGCAGGAAACGCCAAAAGTGCAAGGCCGAGAAAGCCTTCAAAAAGACCAAGATAAGGAGTGGCGGCAATGAACGGACAAAATCGAAAGGATATCCATCCCGGTCTGGAAGTGGATATCGTATTGAAACAAGACCAGCGGACAGGGAAATTGACCCGCGGCATCGTAAAAGATTTGCTGACGAATTCTCAGCACCATCCACATGGAATTAAAGTCCGTCTGCAGGATGGCCAGGTAGGAAGAGTCAAAAATATCATTTCATAGAATCTATAAAAAGAAGCGATTCGACAAATTTTTGTAAAGTTATTGTAAAAAACAGAAATAATAAATCAGCCCTGAACACTTGACGCTATTGAGGTTTGGGGCTTTTTTGCGAAATGTCCTATCTTGACATATTTTGAAAAATATTGATAAATTAAAAATATTGCTATTCTTTCTAAATGATTACTTTAGCGAATTAATAGAATAAAAATATGGGGAAAGTTGGGTAAGGTATGATCGAATTTAAGAATGTCTCGAAAGTGTATCCAAATGGGACAGTGGGGCTTAAAGATATTAATCTGACCATTGAACCAGGAGAATTTGTTGTCATTGTAGGTCTTTCAGGAGCAGGGAAATCAACGATGCTTCGTTCGATTAACCGGCTGCACGATATTACAGAAGGTGAGATCATCATCAATGGAAAGTCGATCACGAAAGCGAAAGGGAAAGATCTTCTAAAGATCCGCCGCGACATCGGGATGATTTTCCAAAACTTCAATCTCGTTAAACGCTCCACAGTGCTGCGAAATGTCCTTAGCGGCCGTGTCGGCTACCACTCCACGATTCGCACCATCTTAGGCTTGTTTCCTAAAAAGGACGTAGAGCTGTCTTTAAACGCCCTTAAACGCGTTAATATCATGGATAAAGCCTATACACGTGCAGACCAGCTTTCCGGCGGACAGCAGCAGCGTGTGTCCATTGCCCGGGCACTTGCTCAGGAAGCGAAGATTATTTTGGCAGACGAGCCTGTTGCATCCCTTGATCCACTTACAACACGCCAAGTAATGGATGATTTAAGACGCATCAATCAAGAACTGGGCATCACGACTATCGTAAACTTGCACTTTATCGATCTAGCAAGGGAATATGCTACGCGCATCATTGGGGTCCGTGCAGGAGAAGTCGTATTTGACGGTCCTACTGAACAAGCGACTGACAACGTATTCTCTGAAATCTACGGACGTGAGATTAAAGAGGATGAATTGCTAGGGGAGAAAAACTCATGACCCAGGATCAATTGAAAAAACCAGCTCGCACAAAGTTTTGGATGACGGTCGTTTTAATGGTTGTTCTTTTCTGGGTCAGTGCGAAGAGCACGGATGCAACATTCAGTGAACTATTCGAAGGGCTTCCGCAAATCGGCGTCCTTTTGGCCAAGATGTTCCCGCCTGACTGGTCTTACTTTTCTTATGTAGTGGATCCTATGCTTGAGACCATCCGCATGGCTCTTTTAGGGGCAACTTTTGGGGCAATCATTGCGATCCCATTAGCGCTTTTGTCCGCTTCCAACGTGTTTGAATCCAATTGGATCGTACAGCCTTTCCGATTCATCTTGAACTTGATTCGTACAATTCCGGACTTATTGCTTGCAGCGATTTTCGTTGCGATCTTTGGACTTGGGCCATTGCCTGGTATCTGGGCATTGACGATTTTCTCTTTAGGGATTATCGCAAAGCTTACATATGAGTCCATCGAAGCCATTGACCGCGGGCCGCTTGAAGCGATGACAGCAGTCGGCGCCAATAAAATTCAATGGATTTTCTTCGGGGTCATCCCGCAAGTATTGCCGCAGTTCCTTTCTTACTCTATTTATACATTTGAAATCAATGTTCGTGCAGCAGCCGTCCTTGGGTTGGTCGGAGCCGGTGGTATTGGGATTTTCTACGAAAGAACGCTTGGATTCTTCCAATATGACCGCGTTGCCAGCATCATCATTTTCACACTGGTTGTCGTATTGCTAATTGACTATATCAGTACTAAAATCCGGGAGAAATTAATATGAGCACCGATATGATTGTAAAGCCGCCAAAAAAGAATAGAGTAAAAAAGTGGATCTATATCATTCTTCTGGCCGCCGTCTACATCTGGGCGTTTGCCGGAATGCCATTGGAAGGATTCAAAGAAACCGCTGCACAAATCACTAAATCGATTTTCCATGGAATCTTCCATCCTGATTGGGACTATGTATATGATCCTGAAGGGGAAGACTTGCTCCGCGGTCTTCTGGATACATTGGCTATCGCCATTTTAGGTACATTTATTTCAGCTTTCTTGTGTGTACCTTTCGCATTCTGGGCAGCAAACAACATGAACAGATTCAGACCTGTTTCAGGATTGGGAAAATTCATTTTGAGCTTCGTCCGTACCTTCCCTGAACTTGTCATGGCCCTTCTTTTCATCAAAGCTGTTGGACCTGGATCCTTCGCTGGGGTTTTGGCCCTCGGAATCCACTCCATCGGGATGCTTGGGAAACTTTTCTCAGAATCCGTGGAAAGTATGGACCTTGGCCCGACAGAAGCCTTGAAGGCATCAGGCGCCAACAAAATTCAGACCATCTGGTTTGCGGTCATCCCGCAAGTCATGCCTGAATTCTTATCCTATACCCTTTATCGATTCGAAATTAACGTCCGTTCTGCAACCATCCTTGGAATCATCGGTGCCGGTGGTATCGGTACACCATTGATCTTCGCACTTGCCGGCCGTTCCTGGGACCGTGTAGGGATCATCCTTCTCGGAATCATCGTGATGGTAACTATAATCGACTTGATTTCCGGTTCCATCCGCAAAAAGATCGTTTAATAGAATTGAATTTATAGAGCCGCATCCTGCTGTTGGGATGCGGCTTATTTTGACTGGTTGGAGGGCCGGATGGTTGGTGGATTACTAGAAGTTTTCCGAAAGTTGCTAGAAGTCATCTTGAAATCGCTAGAAGTTCATGGGATTTTGCTGGAACAAGCTTGTTTTTTGCTAGAATATCTCTTTTTTTGCCTATTGGACCCGGTACCGTATTATTAGTCAGCACAAAAAAGAGGACCATCCTAAGATGATCCCCTGAACGTTTATCAAACTATATTATTGACCTTCAACTTCTTTTTCGTATTCGCGTACGATATCGAAGTTAGAGTCTTTAGATTTAGTGTAGCCTTCGTGAGAGTAGATTTCACTGATGATTTGGTGTCCTTTTTCGTCTTTTCCAAGAGAAATGAACGCATCAGCAATCTTGTCTTTCCATTCTTTAGTCAAGTCAGGGCGAACGGAGATTGTATCGTTCGGGATTGGCTTTGTAAAGAATAGTACACGAGTTTTGTCAAATACATCTGGAGCATCTTTCTTAACGATGTTACGGGCATCTTGGAATGTAGCAGCTGCATCAACATCGCCATTAAGAACTGCAAGAACAGCAGTATCATGTCCTTTAAGAGTTACGCCTTGAACGTCTTTCTGAGGATCAAGACCAGCTTTTTTCATTTCAACTGCAGGCCATACATAACCAGCAGAAGAAGTTACGTTTTGCCAACCCATTTTCTTGCCTTTAAGATCTTCGATAGATTTGATGTCGGAATCCTTTTTCACGATAACCATAGATTTATAGAAATCTACAAGATCTTTTGTAGGAGTTCCGTCTTCATCATTAACGCCAAAGCGCTGTGCTTGAAGCAATACATCAGCTACACCTTGTTCATGAGCAAGTACGTATGTAGTAGGAGGCAAGAAACCAACGTCTACCTTTTTAGAACCCATTGCTTCTACTACAGTGTTGTAATCAGTTGATACACTTACATGTACAGGAATCCCTAATTTGTCAGACAATAATTTTTCTAATGGCTTTGCTTTTGCTTCAAGTGTCTCAGCACTTTGTGATGGAACGAACTGTACGTTCAATTCCTTAGGCTCGTACCCCTTGCTGTCGCCTTTTCCATTTTCTTTGTCGTCTGAACCACAGCCGGCAAGAACACCGAATGCTAGACCTAAAGACATACCAAATAAAGTAAGCTTTTTAAACATGATTTTCCCCCATAGAAAATATTTTTGTAATGCTACTATAATATACCATAAAATTTGAAAACAATTGTAAATTATTTTTAAAGATTTTTTTATTTTTAAGAATAGATTCAATTTATAGTAGAATGGGATTATAGAACACGAAAAAGGATGATTTTAAATGAAGACTGATGCGCGTTTCAAGCTGTCCATCCTGGAAACCAGCGATGTGCACGGCAATGTTTATCCGATTAATTATGGGCTGAATGCAGAGAGCCCAGTTGGACTCGGGAAGATCTCGACGCTAATAAATGAAGTGAAAAAAGAAGCAGAACATACTTTCATCATTGACAATGGGGACGTCATTCAAGGAACGCCTCTTACCTACCACTATGCGAGATTTGAAGCAGGGAAACCCAATCCGATGATTCAAATCCTCAATCATTTGGGCTATGAGGCAGCCGTTTTCGGGAACCATGAATTCAACTATGGACTTGAGCTTCTGCATCAATCCATTAAGGAATCCTCCTTTCCATGGCTCTCGGCCAATCTATTAAATAAGGAGACGGGTGAACCCTTCTTTGGCAAGCCTTATTTGATCAAGGAATTTCCTAAAGGACCGCGGGTCGGGGTGCTTGGCCTCACTACCCACTATATTCCGAATTGGGAAAAAGAAGAACATATAGAAGGAATTGAATTCCAAGCCTGTTTGGAAGCAGCAAAAAAATGGGTCCCTTATTTAAAAAATGAAGAAAAAGTAGACCTTTTGGTTGTGTCCTATCATGGAGGCTTTGAACGAGACCTGGAAACAGGAGAGGCGACAGAAGTCTTGACGAGCGAAAATCAAGGCTATCAAATGTGCCAGGAAGTAGAAGGCATCGATGTATTGTTGACAGGCCATCAGCACCGCTTCATTTCCGGAGAATCAGTCAATGGC from Falsibacillus pallidus encodes:
- a CDS encoding ATP-dependent DNA helicase — translated: MVEYVYSGGSIDNRFRSAASMTEGTRIHQKLQKEYGEADQKEVFLQMDIPFDFFTLQLEGRCDGLLAAGSDGLLTIDEIKSSTKPLDLIEEQTHPVHWAQAKCYACIVAEQNDLEEIKVQLTYVQLPSEEKKQFIKVFSQLELKDFLEETAASYRAFAEMKLKHEKQRQASIQELSFPYPEYRSGQRAFAGTVYKTIMDRKNLMAEAPTGIGKTMSTLFPAIKSLGEGLTRKLFYLTAKTITRTTAEEALNHLEAKGLYMNSVTMTAKDKICFKEETICQPEYCEFADGYYDRINGAMLDILSNETRITRTVIEEYAMKHKVCPFEFSIDLAYQADAVIGDYNYVFDPRVNLKRFLEEQKNKTVLLIDEAHNLVDRARTMFSASIDKSPFLKLKREYKQNPALFLPSKALNDFFISFKKEMDGRKQLVLDLIPNELPLLLEAFTEAAEKELLHTAKDAVKTELLLETYFAAQNFIRIAKLYDDHSIAYGEKNGNELTMNLFCIDPSENLRRMGKGYRAKIYFSATMSPGRYFQDMLGVDEDDYKTRVPSPFHPEQFQVWVQPVSTRYREREDSIAPIVRTIGSLVEAKSGNHLVFFPSYQYLDSVYESFTLDYPDIQTIKQDTGMKEEEREKFLEKFQADSKEPLVGFAVLGGIFSEGIDLRGDRLNGVVVVGVGLPQLGFERDLIKSHFAAHGKNGYDYAYVYPGMNKVLQAGGRLIRSETDTGTIILLDDRYLQPKYQGLLPEEWRNFRILKDFSILKALF
- the phnC gene encoding phosphonate ABC transporter ATP-binding protein; the protein is MIEFKNVSKVYPNGTVGLKDINLTIEPGEFVVIVGLSGAGKSTMLRSINRLHDITEGEIIINGKSITKAKGKDLLKIRRDIGMIFQNFNLVKRSTVLRNVLSGRVGYHSTIRTILGLFPKKDVELSLNALKRVNIMDKAYTRADQLSGGQQQRVSIARALAQEAKIILADEPVASLDPLTTRQVMDDLRRINQELGITTIVNLHFIDLAREYATRIIGVRAGEVVFDGPTEQATDNVFSEIYGREIKEDELLGEKNS
- a CDS encoding phosphate/phosphite/phosphonate ABC transporter substrate-binding protein; its protein translation is MFKKLTLFGMSLGLAFGVLAGCGSDDKENGKGDSKGYEPKELNVQFVPSQSAETLEAKAKPLEKLLSDKLGIPVHVSVSTDYNTVVEAMGSKKVDVGFLPPTTYVLAHEQGVADVLLQAQRFGVNDEDGTPTKDLVDFYKSMVIVKKDSDIKSIEDLKGKKMGWQNVTSSAGYVWPAVEMKKAGLDPQKDVQGVTLKGHDTAVLAVLNGDVDAAATFQDARNIVKKDAPDVFDKTRVLFFTKPIPNDTISVRPDLTKEWKDKIADAFISLGKDEKGHQIISEIYSHEGYTKSKDSNFDIVREYEKEVEGQ
- a CDS encoding DEAD/DEAH box helicase, which codes for MTRFSNLGISDALENQLKKDGIDTATEIQEKSIPLILEEKDVIAEAQTGTGKTLAFILPMLQKLVVAEEAIQGLILTPTRELALQITAELTKLIEAVPEAKILAVYGGQDVEAQLKKLKKSIHIVVATPGRLLDHLRRQTIDLSQLKTLVLDEADQMLHMGFLPEVETILSHVNEERQTLLFSATMNSDVRKLAKKYTDKPENIKIKAKSITVEKINQLVILTTDRRKQAALKAVLKESQPYLAIIFCRTKRRASTLNEALQSAGFLSEELHGDLSQAKRERVMKNFREAKLQYLVATDVAARGLDVEGVTHVFNYDIPHDVESYIHRIGRTGRAGEDGLAVTFAAPKDQIHLDMIEKGINMKLRKEQSDVGPDDPKPNERRGEGGRPRGGRSSQKARTGEKRPSERSRAGNAKSARPRKPSKRPR
- a CDS encoding TetR/AcrR family transcriptional regulator; this translates as MDSKDKRNFEKGEHVETRNAIIKTAHDLFMEYGYRSVSTRQIADLCGLTQPALYHHFTNKKELYIEVIRETIFKTQTAVQRILKRPQSLRERLQQYAYYMMLNHHEDLNQMFHDIEHQLDAASQAQIYQWWMNGYLMPVVAVFEEAAKEGKLQNQYRFGATPIDAAHFLLSLIKSSMEPSKFLKDSSKSRQEAAEEKSHMIVDVLLYGLS
- a CDS encoding YwbE family protein, which produces MNGQNRKDIHPGLEVDIVLKQDQRTGKLTRGIVKDLLTNSQHHPHGIKVRLQDGQVGRVKNIIS
- the phnE gene encoding phosphonate ABC transporter, permease protein PhnE: MSTDMIVKPPKKNRVKKWIYIILLAAVYIWAFAGMPLEGFKETAAQITKSIFHGIFHPDWDYVYDPEGEDLLRGLLDTLAIAILGTFISAFLCVPFAFWAANNMNRFRPVSGLGKFILSFVRTFPELVMALLFIKAVGPGSFAGVLALGIHSIGMLGKLFSESVESMDLGPTEALKASGANKIQTIWFAVIPQVMPEFLSYTLYRFEINVRSATILGIIGAGGIGTPLIFALAGRSWDRVGIILLGIIVMVTIIDLISGSIRKKIV
- the phnE gene encoding phosphonate ABC transporter, permease protein PhnE, producing the protein MTQDQLKKPARTKFWMTVVLMVVLFWVSAKSTDATFSELFEGLPQIGVLLAKMFPPDWSYFSYVVDPMLETIRMALLGATFGAIIAIPLALLSASNVFESNWIVQPFRFILNLIRTIPDLLLAAIFVAIFGLGPLPGIWALTIFSLGIIAKLTYESIEAIDRGPLEAMTAVGANKIQWIFFGVIPQVLPQFLSYSIYTFEINVRAAAVLGLVGAGGIGIFYERTLGFFQYDRVASIIIFTLVVVLLIDYISTKIREKLI